In Lolium rigidum isolate FL_2022 chromosome 3, APGP_CSIRO_Lrig_0.1, whole genome shotgun sequence, the genomic window tcaaacaaaacaaaaaacaaaaaacaaaccgacgctccaagcaaagtacataagatgtggccgaataaaaatatagtttcagggaggaactcgataatgttgtcgatgaagaaggggatgccttgggcatccccaagcttagacgtttgagtcttcttaatatatgcaggggtgaaccaccggggcatccccaagcttagagctttcactctccttgatcatattgcatcatactcctctcttgatccttgaaaacttcctccacaccaaactcgaaacaactcattagagggttagtgcataataaaaattcacatgttcagaggtgacacaatcattcttaacacttctggacattgcataaagctactggacattagtggatcaaagaaattcatccaacatagcaaaagaggcaatgcgaaataaaagacagaatctgtcaaaacagaacagatccgtaaagatggattttattaggccaccagacttgctcaaacgaaaatgctcaaattgaatgaaagttgcgtacatatctgaggatcatgctcgtaaattggcgtaattttctgagctacctacagggagatagacccagattcgtgacaagcaaagaaatctggaactgcgcagtaatccaaatctagtacttacttttctatcaaagactttacttggcacaacaaaacataaaactaagataaggagaggttgctacagtagtaaacaacttccaagactcaaatataaaacaaagtactgtagcaaaataacacatgggttatctcccaagaagttctttctttatagccattaagatgggctcagcagttttaatgatgcactcgcaagaaatagtatttggagcaaaagagagcatcaagaggcaaattcaaaacacatttaagtctaaaatgcttcctatgcataggaatcttgtaaataaataagttcatgaagagcaaagtaacaagcgtaggaagataaaacaagtgtagcttcaaaaatttcaagcacatagagaggtgttttagtaacatgaaaatttctacaaccatattttcctctctcataataattttcagtggcatcatgagcaaactcaacaatgtaactatcacataaagcattcttatcatgagtctcatgcataaaattattactctccacgtaagcataatcaattttattagttgtagtgggagcaaattcaacaaagtggctatcatcatatataggaggcatattgtaatcataaaagaaaattttctcctcaatgcttggggtactaaaaagatcctgctcatcgagccagcttccccaagcttagaattttccatagcattagcaacaatggtgttcaaagcatccatagtaataacattcccattaacatgcatataaagttccatgggttttttaattctctcttcaaacacatcatgtcctaattcaagataaagttcataaagatctctcatatttttgttgttttccattatgcttaactagtgaaataaaaacatgcatgatattaagtaaagtaaaacaagtaactatttttttgtgtttttgatatagagtgcaagacagtaaataaggtaaagctagcaactaatttttttgtattttcatataatgcagcaaacaaagtagtaaataaaataaagcaagacaaaaacaaagtaaagggattgagaagtggagactccccttgcagcgtgtcttgatctccccggcaacggcgccagaaaatatgcttgatggcgtgtatttcacacgttcgttgggcaaccccaagaggaaggtatgatgcgcacagcagcaagttttccctcggaaagaaaccaaggtttatcgaaccgggaggagccaagaagcacgttgaaggttgatggcggcgggatgtagtgcggcgcaacaccggagattccggcgccaacgtggaacctgcacaacacaaccaaagtactttgccccaacgaaacgagtgaggttgtcaatctcaccggcttgtctgtaacaaaggattaaccgtattgtgtggaagatgattgtttgcgagagaaaatagtaaaaacaagtattgcagcagatttgtatttcagtattaaagaatggaccggggtccacagttcactagaggtgtctctcccataagataaaagcatgttgggtgaataaattacggtcgggcaattgacaaatagagagggcataacaatgcacatacatgacatgataagtatagtgagatttaattgggcattacgacaaagtacatagaccgccatccaactgcatctatgcctaaaaagtccaccttcgagttatcatccgaaccccctccagtattaagttgctaacaacgagacaattgcattaagtatggtgcgtaatgtaatcaacaactacatcctcggacatagcgccaatgttttatccctagtggcaacaagcacaacacaaccttagaactttctcgtcattgtcccggtgtcaatgcggcatgaacccactatcgagcataagtactccctcttggagttaaaagtaaaaacttggccgagcctctactagtaacggagagcatgcaagatcataaacaacacatgtataataacttgataattaacatgacatggtattctctatccatcggatcccgacaaacacaacatatagaattacggatagatgatcttgatcatgttaggcagctcacaagatccaacaatgaagcacaatgaggagaagacaaccatctagctactgctatggacccatagtccaggggtgaactactcactcatcactccggaggcgaccatggcggtgtagagtcctccgggagatgaatcccctctccggcgagggtgccggaggagatctccagaatcccccgagatgggatcggcggcggcggcggctctgtaaggttttccgtatcgtggtttttcgcctcaggggtttcgcgacggaggctttaagtaggcggaagggcagagtcgggggccagacgaggggcccacaccacaggtcggcgcggccaagacctgggccgcgccgccctatggtctggccacctcgtggccccacttcgtgtgttcttcggtcttctggaagctccgtggaaaaataggaccctgggtcttcgtttcgtccaattccgagaatatttcgttactaggatttcgaaaccaaaaacagcgagaaaacgagaactggcacttcggcatcttgttaataggttagttccagaaaatgcacgaatatgacataaagtgtgcataaaacatgtaggtatcatcaataatatggcatagaacataagaaattatcgatacgtcggagacgtatcactcccaagaagctcctcgccgttgctgccccagccgtcggctggagcttcctcctcctcctcgtcatcgtcatcatcctcgctatccgcccagctgcggaagcgcttcgttggaggatatccagcggaggaggaggaatcatcttcctcctcctcatcttcttcttcctcgtcgtcatcgtcgtcctcgctgtccgcccacatgcgggagcgcttcctcggcggaagcctggcggaggaggaggccttggtcctctccgcttctccttctttcttctccttgtcagaggagatagggttcgccccggagcggggatcgtcctcttccttgttcttcggcgacgagtgGAAAGAGAGgctggaagcggaggaggaagaggaagacatggctgcagggggagagggttttttggtttggtgaacagagcagagcaaggggatggagcggtgaaccgtttggcaaagataaataaagagagtgaagtggagatttaatgccaagacggttctcgagggcgtgatgctgaaattgtcaattcatacgagagaagcccgggaggcgaggcgtaatgatggaagattctcgcggcggttccgctccgccacaacatgacccgacgaaagaagagcataatgattttggaaatgtcatttccaaaaccaggggggcatgtgttatcaccagaatttgaccgagtcagaggtgggccgcgatcgagaaggagttaaagattatatatggaagaaatacatgaatcagccttttataccaagttgggcttaattgcccgtgtatctgtaacatattagatcgcatcttagtttagaagttagagttttacccgtgcacggtttggtgcacgcccacattagaaagtcccctggactataaatatgtatctagggtttatggaataaacaacaaccaacgttcaaccacaaacaaatctcggcgcatcgccaactccttcgtctcgagggtttctaccggtcagcaccatgctgcctagatcgcatcttgcgatctaggcagcacaagcctgcccacgttgttcatgcgttgctcgtactgaagcctttttgatggcgagcaacgtagttatcttagatgtgttagggttagcattgttcctcgaattacatgctttcgttatgcgacccttgcacatctagccgcccttacacctatcttaggtgtaggggcggcaccccgcttgatcatggtttagtagatccgatccgttacggttgctccttgtttcatcaaggattagtttaacatccgcaatagttaggccttacaaagggttggaggatccagcggcgtgtagggtggcgtttgctagccctagaaaggatgttccggggatcaacctcgtgttggtttttaggccctgtctaggatcggcttacggtcaccgtgcgcgagcgcgaggcccaatcatgagtaggatgatccgattatgcggtgaaaaccctaaatcgtcgtagatctaatcagctttatcttgatcaagcaggaccaccatatattcggacacctcgtccgaatcatggagtggatcggctctttgagccgattcacgagataactcgagagccgatcgaggctcgtatttaatgtttacgtgtatgccatgcaggaaactaagcgaggcatcatccacaccttcctgaccaggtataggtcgggtggcacgcccttgtgataagcatcggacgtgcgactaggaggctttgcgggccgtcgctctgagggactggggccagccgcagccctagttgttcccggctctaccgtgttgaccgtctctgcccgccagggggtttctgacgtcaacaagttCTTACATGTTTTTTTTATATCATACTCATAGTAGTAATACAAATATAGACAGGGAACTAGCACACcaaaaaatagtaaataaaacccgTCGTAAGATAAATTTCAAACATGATCATAAATTGTCACTAATGTATTTGCAATTACACGGTGCATCTTAAAGGCAATAATCTGAATTTTGTTTGTATAAATGCCATAATTATACTTTTTCTAGCATAGTGAAAATCATCGCCCCTATCTAGTTCTCGAGAAAATGCATATTCACAACGTATTTGTATCTATCTGTTCTCCAATATGCTCATCACTTCTAACCTAGATAATGATTTTTATCCCTCAATTCTATCTCTTGTATTCATTGTTGTTCTACTGCATCCATGGTATAAATTCTTACTCGAAATATCTATCCCAACTTATGTTGCTTATGATTTTTAGTGAAAGTTAAAAATTAAGGTTTGACCAAATATGTATGAAAAGGTATCAGCATCTACGATATCAATTTTATATTACGAGAACcacaatgaaatatattttcatgataTATTTAGTAGATATTGCAAGGATCAATATGTTTGTCCTTACACATGGTCGAACTCTACAAAATTTGGCTTTGACTAAAAAAAATACATGCAACACATTTTGGGACCGAGGAAGTATTATTTTTTTTATAattattaaaataattaaataTGAGCCAAAAAAAACTTATAAGTTGACTAGATAGAAagcatgtaaaataaaaatagctAGAATTTCCGGATTCTCAGCCAAGAAGCTACTACCACAATAtcatttcagaggcatcatgagacGAATGAAATGCCAAAACTCTAACCTATCACAACTCGGAGAACTAATGCCACATGATAGTATGTAGTTTGATTGTACAATAAATAATAATATTTTATTGCTCGAAGTGAAAAGTCAGCGCCGCCCATATTGGTTTCTCGAGGAAAAGTATTCAGATCTAGTTTTCTTGAATATGGTTATCCCTTTACCCGATCATTCAAACATTTTGTGGGTGTTCTATCGCCAATATTAATTTGCAGTTATTTGGTCTATCCCTAACATTAATTTTTACATCTTAGTTCAAGCCTCGCTATTAATTTTTACTCATCACTAATGTGTACTACAACTGTAACATGACCATTACGAACCAGAAAAAGCAAGAGGCTCATAGAAGAACATAAATACAAAATCAAATATTTTGCACTATTGAGAACATCAAAGTTTGTTGGTTTCGTACATTTGCAATATTAAGTTTTAAGAATGTTAAACTCACTGTTAAAAAAGtaggccgattcaacgattactaggccgattaatcgttACTAGGAGCTTGACCGTGTCGATTAacattaatctcttgtgttaatcctttagcccgattaatcagtctaaaagtccgattactaggtattttcccgattaattaccacacttgctcaaaaaagttataatattttcaatgcatatcgctaatacaggagctacccctccccaataaagtagattttgtgaagctcccgcttgattgcagcaTCGAGTAGCTTCAGTTCCACTGCTGCCAAATAGTTTCTTGCCCTCCCAGACCAGTTACTCATAGTTTCTCAGACCTCAGATACAGGAGCTCGATCACCATGAGGAGCTCGTCCAGGAATTGGAGgacgccttcaataggttaggtggttgaggtgtaagaggggtcgtaccctaggtaggtggtgggagaatataaacttcagaggtgagaggagaagaagtggaaggaaggaacgcggCTTCGGCTAGTGGATCATGATTCGCTCCTGACCTTAAAGATTAGGTCATGGAGGAGAAGCGTACAAGTTTTTCTCGGATTTTAGGCTTTAGAGAAGTAGGgagagacatatagaggctcatatactattattttcttatataaattgttttaagtgctaatttgtgtaggttgcaccgattaatagccgaccaattaaatcagttaatcgtccgaattccgattaatctcTACTCCCAAGCCggtcgagcagttaacgattaccgatttccttaacattggTTAAACTTCATTGCTCCCATACAACTGTAATGTCATACACTTGTAATGTTCATTATATTAAACTTCATTGCTATCATACAAGTGTAATATTACGAACATTAAACTTCATTGCTGCTCTTATTCTCGGATCCTCAATGCTCCACCCTACCGTATAAACTATTTTACATCATTTTGGATGCATTGTGAGATCAATGAAAGTGACGCTAGGTTCTTAACCCGGAATGACTCGGCGAAGTAATACTACATGCCTTGTTGAAAGTCTAGTTACCTAATTTCACAATCTTTAATCATCCAATTGGGTCATTATTCGCCAGAACACCCCTAGTAGAaacataaaaccatccacaatggTCAAGTATAAAGTAGATCAAGAGACCCATGAACACTTGAAAACACCCCATCCGATCCTTTCCAATTAATTCTCTTGTATAAATTTCGTAATTATACTTTTTTCCATCATAGAGAAAATCATCTCTCCTATCGATATATTTCTCAAGAAAATGTATATTCACAACGTACTCAGATCTATTTCTTCATCGTCGTAATTATACTTCATGTTTGTCATTGGAAAGAACGAAAGCATTGTATTCCTCAAGAAAATGTATATGCACAACAAATTCAAATCTATTTGTTCACCAATATGGTAGTCACTTCTTACGGTGATTTTACTTTTTATCCCTCAGTTCTATCTGTAGTATTGATTGTTGTTCTAATCCACATCCATGGTATTAATCTGTACTTCATTGTAATTTGTACTATAATTTAACATAATTAATACAAGCAAAAACGAATGTGTAAGTTGACTAGATAGAAAACATCTAAAAGAACACCATTGTAATCGTGTAGTGTTAAGAACACTAAACTTCACTTTTGCCACAGTTTTCGGGTCCTCGGCCATCCAAGAAACTACTACCACAACAttatttcagaggcatcatgagacTAATGAAATGCCAAAATTTGAACCTATCACAACTCGGTGATAGTATGTGGTTTGATCTTAGAGATACCGTAATAGTATTTCTTTTGTCTAAGTGAATAGTCAGCGTCCTCTCGATTTCTTGAGGAAATGTAGTCAAATCAAGTTTTCTTGAACACGGTTGTCGCTTCTATCCCCAGTATTTAATTTGCAGCTATTAGGTCTATCCCTAACATATAATTTCAACCGCCGCTATTAATTACTACTCCTCATTAATGTGTACTACAAATGTAACATACTGTACTATCAATACTCTCTCCAttcacaaataagtggacgcACGCGGTTTCCAAGAGATCTTAaactttttataaaaaaattctTCATTCCGTAAATCAATCTGCTCATTAATTTAAAAAAATGCTTTGATTTAAGTGCTAATAAATGGTGTGCATGCTAGTAACCAATAAAACAACATTGAGATACCAAAAATAATTAATGGGGGCTGAAATCAAGGCATGCACTAGGGGTCTAAATGTAAAAAGTATACCAAAAAGTCTAGATGTACACGTATTTATGGATTTCTTAGAAGGCTAGATGTGCACTTATttgtggacagagggagtacgaACCAAAAAAACCGAGAGGCTGATCTGATAGAATAAGATAAATACGAAAAGAAATATTCTGTACACTTGTAATAATATTAAGAAGGTTAAACTTCATTGTTGTCATCGTACACGTGTAATGTAAGAAAAGAATGTTAAAATTCATTGCTACCATATACACTGTAATATTATAAGAGTTAAGAAGGTTGAACTTCATTGTCGCTCCCTATTCTCGAACTCTCTCGTATTCCTCCCTACCGTAGAAACTATTATTGGAATATATATCATTTTGTACCAATGGTGAGATCAACGAAAGTGACACTAGGTTCTTAACCCGCGATGACTAGGAGAAGTAATACAATGACTTGTGTCCTCGAAACTCTTGGAAAAGTCAAAGGCAGGTTACCTAATTTCACAATCTTTAATCACCCCATTGGGTGATTATCCCCCAAAACAACTCAACTCATCATAGTAGAAACATAACGTACATAAAACCATCATCCAGCATGGTGAGATAGAAAACAAGATGAAAAgagggaggtggcgttttggctcataggagcaaatgctcccattatataaaataattaaaaaataattttaaaaatgtcaaaaaattctgacataaattttttggtgtacatcttgacattctttgttagtgcacaatttttcatggagaaacaacattttatgtggcgtgtacaaaaaagacaaaaaaatgtcctgtacgtagtcgtgttatagcatcaaaatttgttttttttacaggagccacaaatttttttagtttcttttgaaaacttgtgcacgaacataaaatgtgtagatgtacatgaaaaaatttactttggaattttttgaaactttaaaatgtagattcacatagtgggagcaaatgctcctatgagccaaagtgaatatcccatgAAAAGAGGGTCCTGTTTGCGGGTGTTTTTACCTCGTCCGATCTGTGCAAAATTAATCCCGATCGCAACGGGATCCCAGAGATCACGGTCCCCCATCCATCCACCATCTTCTTCCCTCCATCCTTTTTATTGCTGCGCCACTCTACTCGCTTGCTTTTCGCTGCCCTGCCCTGCCAAAGGTGGATGCTTTCGTTCGTTGGTTGGTTCGTTCGGCTCCCTTCCTTCTTCTCCAGACCCAAACCCAACTCCACCCCAGTACAACATACATCATCCGTCCGTCCGTCCCCAACTAGGAGATAGAGAGGAGTGGCACGACGCCAGCGGCAGCAGTGGGCGCGCCATAAAGGACGGAGGGCAAGGCAGGAACCGCGCGCTCCAAGATCCGACTACAAGCGCCGCGAGATCCGCTCCAGCCCCGGCTCGCCGCCGTTGCAAGATTCGCCGCCTGCTGGCTCCCCTCTTGCTCCTCGGCTTCTTGGCGTGAGGCGCGGTGAGCAGCAACCAGCGCCATGGCGCGGACGCGCTCCctgggcgacgacgacgaggaggaggagcggcagccCGAGGAGTTCTTTGACTCGAGGGAGCTCCTGTCGCCGGGTtccgccgcctcgccggccaGCTCGGGCCGCCACGACGACCAAGACGACGACGGCTGCTGGTCCCTGCGCCTGCTCGAGGTCTGGGCCACGGACCCCTGCAGCGTCGACGAGCGCCGACAGCGCTTCGCCCGCTCCATGGGCCTCCTGGATCCCGCCCCCGCCCGGCCCAGCGAGGACCAGCCCTGCTCCAgcccccgcgcccgcgccgcccaaGAGATCGTCCTGGACAGCAGCAGCCCCGGGGCCGCCGACCTTGTCTTGGCCGTCCAGAGTCTGGTCTCGGAGGCCGGAGCCGTGGAGGAGGGGTTGCAGTGCGTGTTCAAGAACCTGGACGACGGCACGGTGTTCGTGGTCGACGAGGTGGGCCAAGACGGGAGCTTCCGGAGGCTCAGGGAGCGGCGGTCCAACCGGACGGTCACCGCCGCGGAATTCGAGAGGATCTCCGGCTCCTCCCCGTTCATCCGGGAGCTGATGCGGCGGGTGGACGACTCGGACGAGCCCTCCACTCCTGAAAAATCCGCGTCTTcggcgagggcgcggcggcggcggcggaggttcgGGTGGCTGCGCAGGCTGGGCATCATCGGTTCCTGCGTCgcggacgcggcggaggaggacgacgagctcAATTCGCCGTCCTCCAGTTCCTGCCGCAGCTGCTCTGGGAAGGCCGGTGGCAAGGTGGACAGGGTCAAGGTCAGGCATTACAGGAAGCGGTCAAAGGAGTTGTCAGCGGTGtacagggggcaggagatcaaggcGCATAAAGGGGCAATTGTGACCATGAAGTTCAGCTGCGATGGGCAGTATCTGGCCACCGGAGGCGAGGACGGGGCGGTGCGGGTGTGGCGGGTGGTGGAAGGCGAGAGGCCCGACgagctcgacttcgccgaggatgaTCCTTCCTGCGTGTTCTTCACCGTCAACGAAAACTCTGAGCTGGCTCCTGTCAACTCCAGTGAAGGGAGTAAGAGCAAAGATAGCAAGAGTTCAAAGGGGGTTGCGGATCCGGCCTGTGTCGTCATCCCTCACCGGACCTTTGCGTTGTCTCAGGTGCCTGTGCATGAATTCTATGGGCATGGTGACGCCATCTTGGATCTTTCATGGTCAAGAAATGGGGTGAGTGGCAGTTCCACATTGTTTTTCAATCTACTTGTAGGATCCATAGATGTTATGCTCATCTACCATTACTTGGTTGTGTGCAGGACCTGCTTTCTGCTTCTATGGATAAAACTGTTCGATTGTGGCGGGTCGGGAGTGATAGTTGTCTCAAGGTTTTCTACCACACTAACTATGGTAAATCCTCTTCCCCCATGAACTACTGGATTTCGCAACCCGCCTATCCTCGCAATCTGATACTAACATCGAGTTCGTCTATTATGCAGTGACATGCGTTCAGTTTAACCCTACAAGTGACAACTATTTTGTCAGCGGCTGTCTCGATGGATTGGTCCGCATTTGGGATGTCCGTAAATGCCTGGTTGTAGACTGGGCTAACACCAAAGAGATAGTAACCGCAGTTTGTTACCGGCCTGATGGAAAGGTTCGTTCAAATATCCATGTACTAATT contains:
- the LOC124701111 gene encoding WD repeat-containing protein 44-like, with the translated sequence MARTRSLGDDDEEEERQPEEFFDSRELLSPGSAASPASSGRHDDQDDDGCWSLRLLEVWATDPCSVDERRQRFARSMGLLDPAPARPSEDQPCSSPRARAAQEIVLDSSSPGAADLVLAVQSLVSEAGAVEEGLQCVFKNLDDGTVFVVDEVGQDGSFRRLRERRSNRTVTAAEFERISGSSPFIRELMRRVDDSDEPSTPEKSASSARARRRRRRFGWLRRLGIIGSCVADAAEEDDELNSPSSSSCRSCSGKAGGKVDRVKVRHYRKRSKELSAVYRGQEIKAHKGAIVTMKFSCDGQYLATGGEDGAVRVWRVVEGERPDELDFAEDDPSCVFFTVNENSELAPVNSSEGSKSKDSKSSKGVADPACVVIPHRTFALSQVPVHEFYGHGDAILDLSWSRNGDLLSASMDKTVRLWRVGSDSCLKVFYHTNYVTCVQFNPTSDNYFVSGCLDGLVRIWDVRKCLVVDWANTKEIVTAVCYRPDGKGAVVGTITGNCRYYDASENRLELESQVSLNGRKKSPHKRIVGFQYCPSDPKKLMVTSGDSQVRILDGAHVISNYKGLQSSGQVAASFTPDGDHIISASDDSRIYMWNYANQLAPITSRVKNVWSYERFVCNDVSVAVPWNAAQSRNSISLSCNIPSLRQEVPDDFCDIQDSTLHCRTEDSLDGDTVYQLPSGNFTLSRAFFAESAPRGSATWPEEQLPSNSAATSTLRKSQYKFLKASCQNAATHAWGQVIVSASWDGHIRSFQNYGLPVQV